Proteins from a genomic interval of Ndongobacter massiliensis:
- the tgt gene encoding tRNA guanosine(34) transglycosylase Tgt, whose amino-acid sequence MTAIHYELIHEDPSGARAGLLHTPHGTIETPVFMPVGTRATVKTMTPEELRAIGAQIILGNTYHLYLRPGQEVIRGAGGLHSFMHWDFPILTDSGGFQVFSLSDSRVIEEEGVAFQSHIDGSKHFISPEKSIEIQTDLGSDIMMAFDECVPYPADYDYTKRSMERTLRWLDRCKEAKTCSDQALFGIVQGGFYEDLRRRSAEETFARDLDGYAIGGISVGEPKEDFLRILRSTLPLFPKDKPRYNMGVGTPDYLFESVEAGVDMADCVLPTRIARHGTALTHEGPLTIRNAKFQMDFGPLDPHCSCYTCTNFSRAYLRHLVGVNEILGARLLTIHNLSFLIQMMRRIRQAILEDRFLEEKDAFYRTYGLGSNFAK is encoded by the coding sequence ATGACAGCCATTCACTATGAACTGATTCATGAAGATCCCAGCGGCGCGCGGGCAGGTCTCCTGCACACGCCGCACGGCACCATTGAAACGCCGGTGTTTATGCCTGTGGGGACTCGAGCGACGGTGAAAACCATGACGCCCGAAGAACTGCGTGCGATCGGCGCACAAATCATTCTGGGAAATACCTACCATCTCTACTTGCGCCCGGGACAGGAAGTGATTCGCGGCGCCGGTGGGCTTCATTCCTTTATGCACTGGGATTTTCCGATTCTCACCGATTCCGGCGGCTTTCAGGTGTTCAGTCTCTCCGATTCTCGTGTGATTGAGGAAGAGGGCGTGGCATTTCAGTCACATATTGACGGATCCAAGCACTTTATCAGTCCGGAGAAGTCGATTGAAATTCAAACGGATCTGGGCTCGGATATTATGATGGCCTTTGATGAATGCGTGCCCTATCCGGCGGATTACGACTACACGAAACGCTCCATGGAGCGCACGCTGCGCTGGTTGGATCGCTGTAAAGAAGCCAAAACCTGCTCCGATCAGGCGCTTTTCGGCATTGTCCAGGGCGGATTTTATGAAGATCTTCGTCGGCGCTCCGCGGAGGAAACTTTCGCACGCGATTTGGACGGGTATGCCATCGGCGGAATCAGTGTCGGCGAGCCGAAAGAAGATTTTTTGCGCATTCTTCGCAGTACCCTGCCACTTTTTCCAAAAGACAAACCGCGCTACAACATGGGGGTCGGTACACCGGATTACCTGTTTGAATCGGTGGAGGCGGGCGTGGATATGGCGGATTGCGTCCTGCCAACGCGCATTGCCCGCCACGGAACGGCATTGACCCATGAAGGTCCGCTGACAATTCGCAATGCGAAATTTCAAATGGATTTCGGTCCACTGGATCCGCATTGTTCGTGTTATACTTGTACGAACTTTTCACGAGCGTATTTGCGTCATCTGGTCGGCGTGAATGAAATTTTAGGAGCGCGTCTTTTGACGATTCACAATTTGTCCTTTTTGATTCAGATGATGCGCCGCATTCGTCAAGCGATTTTGGAAGATCGCTTTTTGGAAGAAAAGGATGCCTTTTACCGCACATACGGACTGGGCAGCAACTTTGCAAAGTGA
- a CDS encoding MBL fold metallo-hydrolase, producing the protein MEIFHDITPRFQTNTYLLYDPSSKEALWIDPGERSPRIERLLDEEGLKLRTILLTHGHADHIGAAAFYKDKYGAAIAGPQLEAPLLADSKANLTAMMGMGAQSIVCDFEVKEGDSIAPFSLRVLETPGHTRGSCSYVVEHMIFCGDLIFQGSVGRWDLPTGNYAQLEQSVDRILQMRNYKIFPGHGPVTDTEKERVGNPFSSYQR; encoded by the coding sequence GTGGAAATTTTTCACGATATAACGCCGCGTTTTCAGACCAATACGTACCTACTTTATGACCCCTCTTCCAAAGAGGCGCTATGGATTGATCCGGGGGAACGTTCGCCGCGCATCGAGCGCCTGTTGGACGAGGAAGGGTTGAAATTGCGTACGATTCTTTTAACGCATGGCCATGCGGATCATATCGGAGCGGCTGCTTTTTACAAAGACAAATACGGCGCTGCGATCGCGGGACCGCAATTGGAAGCGCCCTTGCTGGCAGATTCGAAAGCAAATTTAACGGCGATGATGGGCATGGGTGCGCAGTCGATTGTCTGTGATTTCGAAGTAAAGGAAGGTGACAGCATTGCTCCGTTTTCTCTGCGCGTTCTGGAAACACCGGGGCATACGCGGGGCAGTTGCTCGTATGTGGTCGAGCACATGATTTTTTGCGGCGATCTGATTTTTCAGGGCTCCGTGGGACGATGGGATTTGCCTACCGGAAATTATGCGCAATTGGAACAGTCAGTGGACCGCATCTTACAGATGCGAAACTATAAAATTTTTCCGGGACATGGCCCGGTGACGGATACGGAAAAGGAACGCGTTGGGAATCCCTTTTCTTCGTATCAGAGATAG
- the yajC gene encoding preprotein translocase subunit YajC: MPQGMSSIIMLLAMGVLMYFLMIRPQKKRQEQEKQMRSSLKVGDRVVTIGGIRGRVTAVRDDSFEIETGSDHMRMEFLSQALSYIVRPAAGTPYDKASEKETKEPKDDNTVDADEDADK, translated from the coding sequence ATGCCACAGGGAATGTCTTCTATTATCATGCTTCTAGCAATGGGCGTTTTGATGTATTTTCTCATGATTCGCCCCCAGAAGAAGCGTCAGGAACAAGAAAAACAAATGCGCAGCAGCTTAAAGGTGGGCGACCGCGTGGTCACGATCGGCGGCATCCGCGGACGCGTGACGGCGGTGCGTGACGACAGCTTCGAGATTGAGACGGGCAGCGATCACATGCGCATGGAATTTCTTTCCCAGGCGCTGTCGTACATTGTTCGACCCGCAGCGGGCACGCCGTACGATAAAGCGTCGGAAAAAGAAACGAAGGAGCCGAAAGACGACAATACGGTCGACGCGGACGAAGACGCCGACAAGTAG
- the dtd gene encoding D-aminoacyl-tRNA deacylase, with protein MRAVVQRVKCASIDVEGKRISQIEQGLAVLVGVETGDQETDAKWLAEKLAHLRIFEDEAGKLNRSVQDVTGAMLLVSQFTLLGDAKKGRRPSFVRAEKGERSKKLFETVAEHCRSYDLPVQTGVFGADMQFSLVNDGPVTILLDSRRPL; from the coding sequence ATGCGTGCAGTGGTGCAGCGTGTAAAATGTGCCTCCATTGATGTGGAAGGAAAGCGAATCAGTCAAATTGAGCAGGGTTTGGCCGTTTTGGTGGGGGTTGAAACCGGTGATCAGGAGACGGATGCCAAATGGTTGGCGGAGAAATTGGCGCATTTGCGTATTTTTGAGGATGAAGCGGGGAAGTTAAACCGCTCTGTGCAGGATGTGACCGGCGCCATGCTTCTCGTTTCGCAATTCACCTTATTGGGCGACGCGAAAAAAGGGCGGCGTCCCAGTTTTGTCCGCGCAGAAAAAGGAGAACGTTCGAAGAAACTCTTTGAGACGGTAGCCGAGCATTGTCGCTCCTATGATCTGCCTGTGCAAACGGGGGTTTTTGGCGCTGATATGCAGTTTTCATTGGTGAATGACGGGCCGGTGACAATTCTGTTGGATTCCCGGCGTCCATTGTAA
- the ruvC gene encoding crossover junction endodeoxyribonuclease RuvC, protein MIILGIDPGIARVGYGIIAYDGTRLRPRAYGCIETPAGMPIDQRLLQIDIQMEQLIETYEPQEIAFEELFFYQNKTTGIMVAQARGVEVLSGVRKGLGLYEYTPSMIKQSITGYGRATKRQMQESIRMLLHLKEIPQPDDAADGLAVAVCHAFAQRFKEQHRMK, encoded by the coding sequence ATGATCATATTGGGTATCGATCCGGGCATTGCACGGGTCGGATATGGTATCATTGCCTATGACGGAACGCGGCTGCGCCCGCGCGCCTATGGCTGCATTGAAACCCCTGCGGGCATGCCCATTGATCAGCGCCTACTGCAGATCGACATCCAGATGGAACAGTTGATTGAGACATACGAACCCCAGGAAATCGCCTTTGAGGAACTTTTCTTTTACCAGAACAAGACGACGGGCATCATGGTGGCGCAGGCGCGCGGAGTGGAAGTCCTTTCCGGCGTGCGAAAGGGATTGGGGCTGTACGAGTATACACCGTCGATGATCAAGCAATCGATCACCGGGTACGGGCGTGCGACGAAACGCCAAATGCAGGAATCCATTCGTATGCTTTTACATTTGAAGGAAATTCCGCAGCCGGATGATGCGGCGGACGGGCTGGCGGTGGCGGTGTGCCATGCCTTTGCGCAGCGTTTCAAAGAACAACACCGCATGAAGTGA
- the ruvA gene encoding Holliday junction branch migration protein RuvA, with protein MYAYIIGEVQGVEDGELILENNGIGYRIATSQQSMSHFQVGGRYKVYVLLNVREDALSLYGFATKEEKEMFLLLTKVTAVGPKAAFSLLSTLTVDALRQAILQSDVEALVQAPGIGKKTASRILLELLDPIEKAGYVAHKPVSVRSSDERQVALEALVNLGYQRAEAQEALGRVDDFENLESLIRLALRELS; from the coding sequence ATGTATGCCTACATAATCGGCGAGGTGCAGGGCGTAGAAGACGGCGAACTGATCCTCGAGAACAATGGAATTGGGTATCGCATTGCGACATCGCAGCAATCGATGTCGCATTTTCAGGTGGGTGGACGCTATAAAGTGTACGTACTGCTCAATGTGCGGGAAGATGCGCTCTCGCTTTACGGCTTTGCCACAAAAGAAGAAAAAGAGATGTTTCTGCTTTTAACGAAAGTCACGGCGGTCGGACCGAAAGCGGCATTTTCCCTGTTGTCGACCTTGACGGTCGATGCACTGCGCCAAGCGATTTTACAGTCGGATGTGGAGGCGTTGGTGCAGGCGCCGGGCATTGGGAAGAAAACGGCCAGTCGGATTCTTTTGGAATTGCTGGATCCCATTGAAAAGGCGGGTTATGTCGCACATAAACCCGTATCGGTGCGGTCGAGCGACGAACGGCAAGTCGCCCTGGAGGCACTTGTCAATTTGGGGTATCAGCGAGCAGAAGCACAGGAAGCGTTGGGACGTGTAGATGATTTTGAAAATCTGGAGTCTTTGATTCGGCTGGCATTGCGCGAGTTATCGTAG
- a CDS encoding bifunctional (p)ppGpp synthetase/guanosine-3',5'-bis(diphosphate) 3'-pyrophosphohydrolase — translation MSLDELIQAVQAYNPNADVALIRRAYQYAEEAHAGQKRNSGEPYITHPLNVAMILTELHMDDATICAALLHDVLEDTPITYEEMARDFGEEIATLVDGVTKLKQIQSKSKVDNRVDNYRKMVMAMANDIRVIIVKLADRLHNLRTLDYKTREKQIEKAKETIEIYAPIAHRLGISTIKWELEDLCLKYLDPDAYYEIAELIDRKRSDREAYITRIAKDLSEKLDELGLHYEITGRPKSLYSIYKKIHRQGKTFDQIFDLTAIRVLVDTVKDCYSVLGVVHTMWKPIPRRFKDYIAMPKPNLYQSLHTTVIGPQGETFEVQIRTYEMHQTAEYGIAAHWKYKEGLSKSSNFDEKLNWVRQLMEWQKTTTDSGEFLETLKGDYFSDEVYVFSPKGDVIELPKGSTPIDFAYRVHSDVGNHCVGAKVDGRMVPIDVPLENGNIVEVLTSKNSTGPSSDWLKIVKSSQAKQKIRQYFKHQKRAENIENGREMLERDIRKEGLRASEVLTEEWIDTVRERMKYPTADDLFAAIGYGSQGLNSVVQKFLALQREKTAAHAREAIHEVGLEESPMPSHTQRIGDRTVRIRGEDIGNLQVKFAQCCSPVPGDAIIGYITKGKGISIHRKNCTNIINNAAPERLIEVEWDQTEQTSFYAKLQVTSLNRKGYLANIAEAIAKMGFNLVGLTARPNHDHTFSTLATLEITDVDQIADVMRKLRQVPGTLDVFRVSQ, via the coding sequence ATGAGTTTGGATGAATTGATTCAAGCGGTACAAGCGTATAATCCGAATGCGGATGTAGCGCTAATTCGACGCGCCTATCAGTATGCCGAGGAAGCGCATGCGGGACAAAAGCGAAATTCCGGCGAGCCCTATATTACCCATCCGCTTAATGTAGCGATGATTCTCACGGAATTACACATGGACGACGCCACGATCTGTGCGGCGCTCTTGCACGATGTGTTGGAAGACACGCCAATTACGTATGAGGAAATGGCCCGGGATTTCGGGGAAGAAATTGCAACGCTCGTCGATGGCGTCACGAAGTTGAAGCAGATCCAGTCGAAATCCAAAGTGGACAATCGTGTCGACAATTACCGAAAAATGGTCATGGCCATGGCGAATGATATTCGCGTCATTATTGTGAAGTTGGCGGATCGTCTGCATAATTTGCGCACCTTGGATTACAAAACCCGGGAAAAACAGATTGAAAAGGCGAAAGAAACCATTGAGATTTATGCGCCGATTGCCCATCGACTGGGAATTTCGACGATTAAGTGGGAACTGGAAGATCTTTGCCTCAAATATCTCGATCCCGACGCCTATTATGAAATTGCCGAGCTGATCGATCGGAAGCGCTCGGATCGAGAGGCATACATTACACGCATTGCGAAGGATTTAAGCGAAAAACTGGACGAATTGGGCCTGCATTACGAAATTACGGGGCGTCCAAAAAGCTTGTATTCTATCTATAAGAAGATTCATCGCCAAGGCAAGACATTTGACCAAATTTTCGATTTAACGGCGATTCGCGTTTTGGTAGATACGGTAAAGGACTGTTATTCCGTCCTCGGGGTTGTGCATACGATGTGGAAGCCGATTCCGCGCCGCTTCAAAGACTATATTGCCATGCCCAAACCGAATCTGTACCAGTCGTTGCATACCACGGTGATCGGTCCGCAGGGCGAAACCTTTGAAGTGCAGATACGAACCTATGAGATGCACCAGACGGCGGAATACGGCATCGCCGCGCATTGGAAGTACAAAGAGGGTCTTTCCAAATCGTCCAATTTTGACGAAAAACTCAACTGGGTGCGCCAATTGATGGAGTGGCAGAAGACGACAACGGATTCCGGAGAATTTCTGGAGACGTTGAAAGGCGATTATTTTAGCGATGAAGTCTACGTTTTCAGTCCCAAGGGCGATGTGATTGAATTGCCGAAGGGCTCGACGCCGATTGACTTTGCGTACCGCGTACACAGCGACGTCGGAAATCACTGTGTCGGCGCGAAGGTGGATGGGCGCATGGTGCCAATCGATGTGCCGTTGGAAAATGGAAACATTGTCGAAGTTCTTACGTCAAAGAATTCGACCGGTCCCTCTTCGGACTGGCTTAAAATTGTCAAAAGCTCGCAGGCAAAACAAAAAATCCGTCAGTATTTTAAGCACCAGAAGCGTGCGGAAAATATTGAAAACGGGCGCGAAATGCTGGAGCGTGACATCCGCAAAGAGGGTCTGCGCGCTTCCGAGGTGCTGACGGAAGAATGGATTGACACGGTCCGGGAGCGGATGAAGTATCCGACGGCGGATGATCTCTTTGCGGCGATCGGATACGGCTCACAGGGACTCAACAGCGTCGTCCAGAAGTTTCTGGCGCTGCAGCGCGAAAAGACGGCGGCACATGCGCGTGAAGCGATTCACGAAGTCGGGTTGGAAGAATCGCCCATGCCTTCGCACACGCAGCGCATTGGCGATCGCACGGTGCGCATTCGCGGCGAAGATATCGGCAATTTGCAGGTGAAATTTGCCCAGTGCTGCTCGCCCGTACCCGGCGATGCCATCATCGGGTATATTACCAAGGGAAAAGGCATCTCCATTCACCGAAAGAATTGTACGAATATTATCAACAATGCTGCGCCGGAGCGCCTGATTGAGGTGGAGTGGGATCAGACGGAGCAGACTTCGTTTTATGCCAAGTTGCAGGTGACGTCGCTAAACCGCAAGGGGTATTTAGCAAATATTGCGGAGGCCATTGCAAAGATGGGCTTTAATTTAGTGGGACTTACGGCAAGACCGAATCACGATCACACCTTTTCCACCCTGGCGACCCTGGAAATTACCGATGTCGACCAGATTGCCGATGTCATGCGCAAACTGCGCCAGGTGCCGGGCACGTTGGATGTGTTTCGCGTCAGTCAGTAG
- the recJ gene encoding single-stranded-DNA-specific exonuclease RecJ produces MRWFLNYKRKNVQALAAVEGLSPLERVLLGNRGLATKEEVQRYLHPRLDDLFDPFLFAQMEQAVEGIVDALSSDVSIRIAGDYDQDGVAATAILVRGLRYLATQQGVDPQQAVSYVIPNRMEDGYGLNCAMVDEAKREGVGLLITCDNGIAAFEALQYAKEQGIAVIVTDHHQIVEEEGEEKLPPALAVLNPHSCTSGYPFADLCGAGVAFKLIEGLFAALGEPRQAAAPLLQFAALGTICDMMPLVGENRTLVSLGLEQLNHSPNPGVQALLSCLRWEKEVNAYTVGFLIGPCINSSGRLFTARLGVELFLEDNEDDLAEYARQLVDLNEERKAMMKDGVEQAISLLDDRTTALPSIVMLYLPEVHESVCGLIAGRVKERTGRPTLVFTDAQEEVEPLLKGSGRSIPAYSMFEKLNAHRKEYVAFGGHAMACGMTIRKADFERLRALFESEADLEAKDFEPELELDCPLDLRRLDFQVIDLIEQLEPFGIGNPKPRFGEKNLHVRAMRLVGKSQNVLQIALEKEGRRVQGVLFRAEETVEMLRREASSETEALLSGRSANLNLDIVYSPERNEYNGRSSLQLILEDVRISA; encoded by the coding sequence GTGCGGTGGTTTTTGAATTATAAAAGAAAAAATGTACAGGCGCTTGCGGCAGTGGAGGGGCTTTCTCCGTTGGAACGGGTTCTCTTGGGAAACCGGGGTCTTGCCACCAAAGAAGAGGTACAGCGCTATCTTCATCCGCGTTTGGATGACCTTTTCGATCCGTTTCTCTTTGCGCAAATGGAGCAGGCGGTGGAGGGGATCGTCGATGCCCTCTCCTCGGATGTCAGCATACGCATTGCCGGAGATTACGATCAGGACGGGGTTGCCGCCACGGCAATTCTCGTGCGCGGTTTGCGCTACTTAGCCACACAACAGGGCGTCGATCCGCAGCAGGCAGTTTCCTATGTGATTCCGAATCGCATGGAGGATGGATATGGGTTAAACTGTGCCATGGTGGATGAGGCGAAGCGCGAAGGCGTGGGGCTTTTGATTACCTGCGACAACGGAATTGCCGCGTTTGAGGCGCTGCAATACGCGAAGGAGCAGGGGATTGCGGTCATTGTCACCGACCACCATCAAATCGTCGAAGAAGAAGGGGAAGAAAAATTGCCGCCTGCGTTGGCCGTCCTCAATCCGCACAGCTGCACTTCCGGGTATCCTTTTGCGGATCTTTGTGGCGCCGGGGTGGCGTTCAAGCTGATCGAAGGTCTGTTCGCCGCGCTTGGTGAACCGCGGCAAGCTGCGGCACCTCTTCTGCAGTTTGCCGCATTGGGTACCATCTGCGATATGATGCCACTGGTCGGTGAGAATCGCACACTGGTGAGCCTGGGCTTGGAACAGCTGAATCACTCGCCCAATCCGGGCGTTCAGGCGCTTTTATCTTGTTTGCGCTGGGAAAAAGAAGTCAACGCCTATACCGTCGGCTTTTTAATCGGTCCCTGTATCAATTCCTCCGGGCGTTTGTTTACAGCGCGTCTCGGCGTGGAACTCTTCCTCGAAGATAACGAGGACGATTTGGCGGAATACGCGCGTCAGCTCGTCGATCTCAATGAGGAACGAAAAGCGATGATGAAAGATGGCGTGGAGCAGGCGATTTCTTTGCTGGACGACCGGACAACGGCACTTCCTTCCATTGTCATGCTCTACCTGCCGGAGGTGCACGAAAGTGTCTGCGGCTTGATTGCCGGGCGCGTGAAAGAGCGCACCGGAAGACCGACCTTGGTATTTACGGATGCACAGGAAGAGGTGGAGCCGTTGCTGAAGGGATCCGGTCGCAGTATACCTGCGTATTCGATGTTCGAAAAACTCAATGCGCACCGCAAGGAATATGTTGCGTTCGGCGGACATGCCATGGCCTGCGGGATGACAATTCGCAAAGCGGATTTTGAGCGGTTGCGCGCACTTTTCGAGTCCGAGGCGGATTTGGAAGCCAAAGATTTTGAGCCGGAACTTGAGCTGGATTGCCCGCTGGATCTGCGGCGACTCGATTTTCAGGTCATCGACCTTATTGAACAACTGGAACCATTCGGCATCGGGAATCCGAAGCCGCGTTTCGGCGAAAAAAATTTGCATGTCCGGGCGATGCGCCTTGTCGGAAAAAGTCAAAATGTGCTACAGATTGCCCTTGAAAAAGAAGGGCGCCGGGTGCAGGGCGTGCTTTTTCGCGCGGAGGAGACGGTGGAAATGCTGCGGCGGGAAGCCAGCAGCGAAACGGAAGCATTGCTTTCGGGAAGAAGCGCGAATTTGAATCTGGATATTGTGTATTCGCCGGAGCGTAATGAATACAATGGGCGAAGCTCGTTGCAATTGATTTTGGAAGATGTGCGTATTTCCGCCTGA
- the ruvB gene encoding Holliday junction branch migration DNA helicase RuvB produces MFDERLIDPSVRLEDEQNENTLRPRWMDEYIGQEKTKEKLGVFIHAAKQRQESLDHVLLSGPPGLGKTTLANIIANEMGAHLKMTSGPAIERQGDLASILSNLKSGDVLFIDEIHRMNRSIEEILYPAMEDFALDIMVGKGTTAQSLRIDLEHFTLIGATTRSGMLSSPLRDRFGVLLTFELYSEEELAHIAKRSAHILGVPIEPEAALEIGRRSRGTPRVANRLLKRIRDFAEVRAEGTITLAVAKKALSMLEVDPLGLDRDDRRVVEVIAENFGGGPVGIDTIAASVGEESVTIEDVIEPYLLQIGFLTRTPRGRMLTEKAYRHFGLPLPGGKNENG; encoded by the coding sequence ATGTTTGATGAACGATTGATTGACCCGAGCGTGCGTTTGGAAGATGAACAAAATGAAAATACTCTGCGCCCACGCTGGATGGACGAATATATCGGACAGGAAAAAACGAAAGAAAAGTTAGGCGTTTTTATTCATGCCGCCAAACAGCGTCAGGAATCCTTGGATCATGTACTGCTTTCGGGACCGCCGGGATTGGGCAAAACCACTCTCGCAAACATCATTGCGAACGAGATGGGCGCGCATTTGAAAATGACTTCGGGGCCGGCGATCGAACGCCAGGGCGATTTAGCTAGTATTCTTAGCAATTTGAAGTCGGGCGATGTGCTCTTCATCGATGAGATTCATCGTATGAACCGCAGCATTGAGGAAATTCTTTATCCGGCAATGGAAGATTTTGCATTGGACATCATGGTGGGAAAGGGCACGACGGCCCAGAGTCTGCGCATTGACTTGGAGCATTTCACCCTGATCGGCGCGACAACGCGATCCGGCATGCTCAGCTCGCCGCTGCGCGATCGATTTGGCGTATTGCTGACTTTCGAACTGTACAGCGAAGAGGAACTGGCGCATATTGCAAAACGATCCGCGCATATCCTCGGCGTGCCCATTGAACCGGAGGCGGCTTTGGAAATCGGGCGTCGCTCGCGCGGCACCCCGCGCGTGGCGAATCGGCTGCTCAAACGCATCCGCGACTTTGCAGAGGTGCGTGCCGAAGGAACCATTACACTGGCCGTCGCAAAAAAGGCGCTTTCGATGTTGGAAGTCGATCCCTTGGGACTGGATCGCGATGACCGGCGCGTCGTCGAGGTTATCGCGGAGAATTTCGGCGGGGGTCCCGTCGGCATTGATACAATTGCCGCCTCGGTCGGAGAGGAATCCGTTACGATCGAAGATGTGATTGAACCCTATTTGCTGCAAATCGGATTTTTAACGCGCACGCCGCGCGGACGCATGTTGACGGAAAAGGCATATCGCCATTTTGGGCTTCCCTTGCCCGGAGGAAAGAATGAGAACGGATGA
- the queA gene encoding tRNA preQ1(34) S-adenosylmethionine ribosyltransferase-isomerase QueA has protein sequence MRTDDFDFELDPALIAQHPETKRENCRLMVMDRSTGDVEDHRFYELESLLAPGDCLVINDTKVLPARLFGARPGHSEKIEVLLLRNTSGTDWECLVKPGRKMQVGTKIVFSELLEGKVTDILSDGQRIICFSFEGIFEEILDQLGTMPLPPYITERLDDPSQYQTVYARVNGSAAAPTAGLHFSKELLARLQSMGVKIATLTLHVGLGTFRPVKEAEIENHQMHSEYYVLPQETADLINSTRASGGRVISVGTTSTRTLESVMNKCGKITADSGWTDIFIYPGYTYRAIDGIITNFHLPKSTLIMMIAAFVGREKILAAYQLAVERRYRFFSFGDAMLIYDRKRTERV, from the coding sequence ATGAGAACGGATGATTTTGATTTTGAACTGGATCCCGCGCTGATTGCGCAACATCCTGAGACAAAGCGGGAAAATTGTCGCCTGATGGTGATGGACCGATCGACAGGGGACGTCGAGGATCACCGCTTTTATGAACTGGAAAGCCTGCTTGCGCCGGGGGACTGTTTGGTAATTAACGACACCAAAGTGTTGCCGGCGCGCCTCTTCGGTGCGCGACCGGGGCATTCGGAAAAAATTGAAGTGCTGCTTCTGCGCAACACGTCCGGTACCGATTGGGAGTGTCTCGTTAAGCCGGGCCGTAAAATGCAGGTGGGCACGAAAATTGTTTTTTCGGAGCTTTTGGAAGGAAAGGTTACCGACATTCTTTCTGACGGGCAGCGCATTATTTGCTTTTCTTTCGAAGGGATTTTTGAGGAAATCCTGGATCAATTGGGCACGATGCCCTTGCCGCCGTATATTACGGAGCGGCTGGATGACCCCAGTCAGTATCAGACCGTCTATGCGCGCGTCAACGGATCGGCAGCCGCGCCGACGGCCGGATTACATTTTTCCAAGGAATTATTGGCGCGTTTACAAAGCATGGGTGTGAAAATCGCGACGCTCACCTTGCATGTGGGTCTGGGAACCTTTCGCCCGGTAAAAGAAGCGGAAATTGAAAATCACCAGATGCATTCGGAGTACTATGTCTTGCCGCAGGAAACCGCGGATTTAATCAATTCCACGCGCGCTTCCGGCGGGCGCGTGATTTCCGTGGGGACGACCTCGACGCGCACCTTGGAATCTGTGATGAATAAGTGCGGAAAAATCACCGCAGACAGCGGCTGGACGGATATTTTCATTTATCCGGGCTATACCTATCGGGCGATTGACGGCATTATCACGAACTTTCACCTGCCGAAATCAACGCTGATTATGATGATTGCCGCCTTTGTCGGGCGCGAAAAAATCTTGGCGGCGTATCAATTGGCGGTGGAAAGACGATATCGCTTTTTCAGTTTCGGAGATGCCATGTTGATTTACGATCGCAAACGAACGGAGCGCGTATGA